The Engystomops pustulosus chromosome 1, aEngPut4.maternal, whole genome shotgun sequence genome has a window encoding:
- the GAS1 gene encoding growth arrest-specific protein 1 — protein MAAGWGLTYVLLLALLLGQSSGEMICWQAVLKCQLDQECSYAYRQYNEACASVLNGNMNERSHRRCPSHCINAIIQLNNTKAGPALESCDCANDKTCNATKQAIEPCMPRTSEAAGSPTQRPVIGCTAARRLCERDRRCSESLSSYLRNCGALFNGLSCPSKCMAVILDMMKVPTAMLLSECVCDGLERAICESVKDSMVRLCFGLDEGYGGPSSGGESDDDFDDDYDYTLGPTKTADNSALPAAPVLTLWTYIVLMALLGFL, from the coding sequence ATGGCTGCAGGATGGGGGCTGACGTACGTGCTGCTGCTGGCTCTCCTGCTGGGACAGTCTTCGGGCGAGATGATCTGCTGGCAGGCCGTGCTAAAGTGCCAGCTGGATCAGGAGTGCAGCTATGCCTACCGGCAGTATAACGAGGCATGCGCCTCAGTGCTTAATGGGAATATGAATGAACGGAGTCACCGCCGCTGCCCCAGCCACTGTATCAATGCCATCATCCAGCTAAATAACACCAAGGCCGGGCCGGCACTGGAGAGCTGTGACTGTGCCAATGATAAGACTTGTAACGCCACCAAGCAGGCTATCGAGCCATGCATGCCCAGGACAAGTGAGGCTGCCGGGAGCCCTACacagaggccagtgattggctgcacagCAGCGCGGAGGCTCTGCGAGAGGGACAGACGCTGCTCTGAATCGTTGTCAAGCTACCTGAGGAACTGTGGGGCACTCTTCAATGGCTTAAGTTGTCCGAGCAAATGCATGGCGGTCATCCTGGACATGATGAAGGTGCCCACGGCCATGCTGctcagtgagtgtgtgtgtgacgGCCTGGAGCGGGCCATCTGTGAATCTGTCAAGGATAGCATGGTCCGCCTCTGCTTTGGGTTAGATGAAGGCTATGGGGGTCCAAGCAGCGGAGGGGAGTCGGACGATGACTTTGATGATGATTACGACTACACCTTGGGGCCCACCAAGACCGCAGATAATAGTGCCCTCCCTGCTGCCCCTGTACTCACCCTATGGACTTATATAGTGCTGATGGCTCTGCTAGGCTTTCTTTGA